A stretch of DNA from Desulfosarcina ovata subsp. ovata:
CCGTGTTGAAGACGGGCTGACCCATTGTGAAGACGATTCGTTTTTTCGCAGTCTGGTCCAGCCGGCGGATAAGAATTGATAATAGATAGTTATTCTTTGTTGGGAGTCTTTTTCAGGGATTGGTTTTCGGCAGTGATAGATCCATGGGCAAGGGGGTCGGGGTGCCGATTGGATAGCCGCGTTGACGGATCAGGTTTTCCAGATGGTCGATGCGACGCCGGTTTTCCGGGTGTGAGGCAAAGTAATGGCCGAAGCGGCCCGGGTCGGCAGCCTTCGGAATTTTACGGAAGAAATCGGTGGCACCGGCGGTGTTTCCATAATGGCAGACGAGCGTCTCCAGGGCAAACGTGTCGGCGCGGATCTCCTGACTGCGTGAAAAATTAAGCTCGGTGAGGGTGACGCCCTGGCCGATCATATTGCTGATGCTGTTGTTTGCGCCCATCAGGACGGTCGATGCGCTCATCAGCACCAGGGCCCGTCCGATGCCACGCAGGTGGTCCCGGTGGGCGTAATGCCCCAGTTCGTGAGCCAGAACAAAGATCAGTTCGTTCTCCGACTGCATTTCTGCCAGAAGGCCGCTGAACACGATGATGTGGCCACCGGGAAGGGCCGCCGCGTTGATCGCATCCGAGGGCTGCACGTGGATGGTGATGGTGTAGGGCAGGTTGGTGCACTGCTGCTGGATGCGGTCCACCAGGCCTTGCAGGTAGCGGCTGGTGTCGGATTCGTTTCCCGCTGCGTTGAAGCGCTGCATGAAGGCGCCGGCCAGTTTTTTTTCCAGCTCCATGGAGATGCGTGGAACCAACAGGTCCACGGCGAGTCCCAGCACCAGGTAGACGACCACCGTCAGGGCCAGCAATCCGCCGGCCAGCACGGCAAACTCTTTCAGCGGATGGGTCGGGGATACGTTGACGTTGGTTCCGGGATGCCGCGGGGTGAATTTCAACTACTCCTCCACGGTCAGAGCCGTGCCGTAGGCCATAGCTTCCAGGCAACTGATGTTTTTCCGTTTGGACTGCTTGCCGATGGCGGCGGTTTCAATCCGCACATTGACAATGATCGTGGCATCGCCGGCCATGGCTTTCATGCGCAACAGGGCCTCGCGCCGGGCGCGGTCCATCAAGCTTTCGTAGGATTTCACCTTTCCGCCGAAGATGTTGCGCAACCCGGCCAGAATCCGCTTGAAATAATCCACGGAGATCACTGCGCTGCCACGCACCATGCGCGCCGAACGAATTTTGTTTTCGGCGATATGGGCGGATTTCATTGTCACCGCCGGCAGGTTGAGAGTCGCCTGTTCCCTTGCGACGATGGAGCGATAGTGCCGTTTTTCTGCCCAGGTGCCGGCACCATAACCCAGGGCCAAGAGTGTCAGGAAGACGATCAGGTCGATCATGTCAGCCTCCTATTTTACCGTTACGGCCGTTCCATAGGCATACAGTTCGGCGGCTCCCTGGGCCACCGACGAGGTGGAAAAGCGCACGTTGACAATCGCGTTGGCCCCCATCAGGCGGGCCTCCTCGATCATCCGCTGCATGGCCTCCTGGCGGGATTCCTGAAGCAACTGAGTGTATCCCTTGAGCTCGCCGCCCACCAGGTTTTTCAGGCTGGCCATGAAGTCCCGGCCGACATGTTTGGCCCGGATGGTGCTGCCGGAAACCAGGCCGAAATGCTCGGTGACGGTTTTACCGGGAACCGTTTCAATGTTCGTGATAATCATTTTTCCTCCATTGGATGTCGTGATATAGTGAACCTTAACGGCCGAAACGGGCGGTTGGGGGGGCTCCTCCGGGGGGGCGTCGCGAGCGGTGGGCGGTGCGGCCGCAGCCTCGTCGGGCGGGGTGGTGGACTCGGCGGCCAGCGGCGCTGTTTCGTTCCGAATCTCACAGAATGCGCCGGCTGTGGCAAATGCCTGCTTGTATTTTTCGGCGGTTTTCAGGTCTGTGTTTTTTCGTATGGCAACGGGACTGCCGGAAAAGAGCCGTTCAATTCCCTGGTCATCGGTTTTCAGGGCGGATTGCAAACGCTCCTTGACCATGTCCGCGTTTTTTCCAGGCATGATTCTGCCTTCAAAGACAACACTGTACCGATCACTCATGGCAATTTGACTCCTCCTATGGGAAACCAGGGTTGGCCAGCGATGTGGGTGACCATGTTACCATGCAACAGGATCCCACACGATTCAATAGACTAACGATCGATATCGGACACCGCCGATTATAACATGAGACAAAAAATGAATGATTTTAACAAATACACGTTGTTGCTGTGTGTCTTCATCCTGTGCTCGACCATCGGATGCAGCGCCCGGATGTTGGCGTCCCCGGTGGTCTCGCCGCCATCCGGGCCGCCACAACTTCAGTCCGCCGAAGAGGGCTGGTGGGCCGTTCGTTTCAGGATGGACCGGCCTGACAACGAAACCCGATGGGAGAAGGATCTTTTACTGGCGCATCGGATTGTTGCGCCCATAATTGCAGAAGAAGAGGAGAATATCGGTTTGTGGCGGTTTCACCGCCGTTCCAACAACGATGCCGCCAGCCACCAGTTCAGTTTCATCTTCTACAGTACGGCGGTGACGGCTGACCGGATCTATCGACGGGTGATGGATGACGCCCTGGTGACGCAACTGCTCCATCAAGGCGTTGTTCAGCGTGTGGTCACCGATGCCCTTGACCGCAACGAGCGACCGGCGGTGGGAGATACCAGTGACCCCAGCTGGTCTCCGGTGATGCGCAATGCCTGGCCCCATTACATTATGGGGGTCAGCCGCATGTGGCTGGCGATGGTCGATCAGGTTTCCCGAGAAAACGGTGCCCCAGAATCCACCCTTGAGACCGATCTGTTGGCTCACTATCAGCGGGTTAATGCAGAGGTCACGCGCATCTGGCAGCAGGAGGGATACCATGCCCTGCTTCACCACCTGAATGCGATCTATGGCTATGAACCGATGGTCTACTGGGAGAAGCGCTGGAAGTCTTTTTAGCGTCGGCCGGTGCGGTTATACAGATCCGCCACGGATACATGTCATTTGGGGGAGGCGGTGGCCAGCACCATAGCCCGCACCGGTGCCGGGTACCCCTCGACGGTTTTTGCAGGGTCCCGGGGATCCAGAAAGTCGGTCAGGCTCTGGGTGTCGATCCAATCGGTCTTGCGCTGTTCGTCCGGGGTGGTCCGGGAGATGTCCACGCAGCGGATATCGGCAAAACCGCAGCGTGCCAGCCAATGGGAGAGGCAGGTGACGGAGGGGATGAAAAAGATGTTGTTCATCCGGGCGTAGCGTTTTTTAGGAAACAGGGCCATTTCCCCGTCTCCCTCGATGATCAGGGTTTCCAGCACCAATTGCCCGCCGGGCGCCATGAGCTGATGGATCTGCAGCAGGGTATCCAGGGGCGATCGACGGTGGTAAAGGATGCCCATGCACAAGATGGTGTCGAAACAGCGCCGGATGACCGGCAGTTCCTCCAGCCGCAAGGGAAGGCAATGCACCCGGGGAATGGAGAGGTAGCCGGAGAGGGCCAGAAACTGGAAATAGAAGGTCGCGTAAGGCTCGATCCCAAGGACGAGGGCCGGTTGGTGACTGGCCATGCGGAACATGTAGTAGCCGCAGCTGGCACCGATATCCAGGACCCGTTTGCCGGACTGGGACGGCAGATGGGCCGCCAGGCGGTTCCATTTGATGGCGCTGTTCCACTCGCTGTCCACCGGGATGCCAAAAACGTCAAACGGGCCCTTGCGCCAGGGTTTCAGGCCGGTCAGTGCCTCATGCAGGCGGGATGATTGAGAATCGTCAAGGTCATCTCGGGTGCCGATACGGATGCGATCCTGATCCACATCGTTGGACGATGGCCTGACGGTGGGAAGCTTTTCCAGGGCGCGGGCCAGGGCCATCCCCTTTTTATTGGTCTGAAAGAAGTTTTCCTCACGGGCGCTTACCGCCCGAATCAATTCAGGAAGGTGAGGGGCCATCGCCGGGTCGGCGGAAAGCTCGGCCAGCCGGTTCATTTGATGCAGATCCACGAGCAGAAATTGAACCACTTCAGCCAGACATCGATGGCCGAAAAGCCGCAGCCGTTCAGCCGGTCATGATGCTGAGCCACGGTTTCCGGAACAAGGACATTTTCCAGGGCCTCCCGCTTCTGGCTGATTTCCAGTTCACTGTAGCCATTTTCGCGCTTGAAGCGGTAATAGAATTCCACCTGCAGATCTGCCAGCCCCGCGTCCGGGTGAACGGTCTTTTCCGAGAAAAGCAGCATCCCGCCGGGCACCAGTGCATTGTAAATCCGTTGTACCAGCCGATCCCGATCCGTCGGCGGAATGAACTGCAGGGTGAAATTGACGACCACCACCGAGGCCTGGGCCAGCCGCACATCCCGGATGTCGTTACAGCTCAGGCGGATATCCGTTCGCTGCGGCCATTCGGCCATCCGTTTGTCAAAGGCGTCCAGCATGGGCTGGGAACTGTCCACGGCCACCATCCGGAAACTGCCCGGCGGCATGCCGGCGCACACGCTCAGGGCAAGATTGCCGGTGGAACACCCCAGGTCATAGATCCGTGTGCCGGGCTGGTAGCCCCGTTGGACCAACCGGGTCTGCTGGCGGATGATCTCTGCGTACATGGGCACGGAGCGGTGGATCATGTCGTCGAAGACATTTACCACCGCGGCGTTGAATTCAAAGGGAGGAATCGGTTCCTGCGGGGTTCGGTAAATACGATCTTTCGTCATCTTCCCATCTTCCGGTCCGGATGGCATGACTGGTTCATGGCCGTTCGCCAGGCGCTTGCCGGCTAAGAGCCTGTTTGATAAATCCGCCTAAGGCCCGCTAACGGCGTTGGAAAGTGTCTCAAAATGCTCACATATTACATATATGCGCCGCTTTTGAGCCACTTTCCGCCTTGTTATCGAGCCTGATCCAGACTTCTCAAACAGACTCTAAATGTTTTCCGGGCAGGATCAGGTTGAGCACCACGCCAATCACACCGGATAGGCCAATACCGCCCAGGGTGAAGGCACCGAAAGGCAGCACCATGCCGCCGATCCCGCAGACCAGGATCAATGCCACGATGGTCAGATTGCGTGCCTCGGTCAGGTCTTCGCCGGCTGTGACCAAGGTGTTGAGCCCCACCACGGTGATGGCCCCGAACAGCAGCAGCATGATGCCGCCCATGACCGGAACTGGAATGGTCTGCAACAGGGCGCCCATTTTTCCGATGAAGGCCAGGGCGATGGCAAACAGGGCCGCCCAGGTCATTATGCCGGGGTTGAACATGCGGGTCAGGGTCACCGCGCCGGTCACTTCACTGTAGGTGGTGTTGGGCGGGCCGCCCAGCAGGGAAGCGAAGGCGGTGGCGATGCCGTCACCCATCATGGTCCGGTGGATGCCCGGGGTCTTGACGAAGTCCTTGCCGGTGACGGTGCCGATGGCCAGGATGTCTCCGAAATGCTCGATGGCCGGAGCGATGGCCACCGGTACGATGAAGAAAATGGCCTGCAGGTTCCACTCGGGCAGAACGAAGTCAGGGACGGCAAACCAGGGCGCATCCAGCAGTGGCTGGAAGCTGACCAGCGCGGGGCCGGTAAGGTTTTTCAGGCTGCCTGGGTCGAATCCGGCCTGGATGGATGTGGAGATGCCAATCAGATCGAGGATCAGGGCGGCCAGGTAGCCGGCACCGATGCCGACCAGAATCGGAATCAGTCGCAGCCATCCTTTTCCCAGAAGGGAGGTGAGCACCGTAACCAGCAGGGCGACGCCAGCCACGATCATCGCCGTTGCCTGGGGAACCAGCCAGGCTGAGCCATCGCCGGTACGCCCCATGGCCATATGTACCGCCACCGGTGCCAGAACGAGACCGATGACCATGATCACCGGGCCGACGACCACGGGCGGCAGCAGCTTGTTGAGAAATCCCGATCCAAAGGTTTTGATGCAAAGGCTCAGCACCACGTAAAACAGGCCGGCGGCGACCAGACCACACATGGTGCCGGGAATGCCCCAGGAGCTCACGCCATGAATGATCGGTGCAATGAAAGCAAAGGAGGAGGCCAGGAAAATGGGTACCATGCGCTTGGTGACGAATTGAAAGATCAGGGTGCCGGCTCCGGCGGTGAAGAGGGCAACATTGGGGTTCAGCCCGGTGAGCAGGGGAACCAGGACCAGTGCGCCAAAGGCGACAAAGAGCATCTGGGCGCCTACCAGGCTGTCTTTGGGGCTGAACACATAATCGGTGGCTGACGGCTGCACAGGCATAACACCTCCTTCCTTTTTCATGGTGGGATCGCAGCGGCTTAAAAGTTGGATCGGTCTATATGCGCAAAGCCGGTGGGTGTCAAGCCTGCCGGCGGGTTGCCTTTTTTCTTGCCAATATTCAAAAAAAACTTTACAAATCCATGTGTTGTGCCGATATT
This window harbors:
- a CDS encoding M48 family metallopeptidase gives rise to the protein MKFTPRHPGTNVNVSPTHPLKEFAVLAGGLLALTVVVYLVLGLAVDLLVPRISMELEKKLAGAFMQRFNAAGNESDTSRYLQGLVDRIQQQCTNLPYTITIHVQPSDAINAAALPGGHIIVFSGLLAEMQSENELIFVLAHELGHYAHRDHLRGIGRALVLMSASTVLMGANNSISNMIGQGVTLTELNFSRSQEIRADTFALETLVCHYGNTAGATDFFRKIPKAADPGRFGHYFASHPENRRRIDHLENLIRQRGYPIGTPTPLPMDLSLPKTNP
- a CDS encoding YbjQ family protein, which gives rise to MIDLIVFLTLLALGYGAGTWAEKRHYRSIVAREQATLNLPAVTMKSAHIAENKIRSARMVRGSAVISVDYFKRILAGLRNIFGGKVKSYESLMDRARREALLRMKAMAGDATIIVNVRIETAAIGKQSKRKNISCLEAMAYGTALTVEE
- a CDS encoding YbjQ family protein, with the translated sequence MSDRYSVVFEGRIMPGKNADMVKERLQSALKTDDQGIERLFSGSPVAIRKNTDLKTAEKYKQAFATAGAFCEIRNETAPLAAESTTPPDEAAAAPPTARDAPPEEPPQPPVSAVKVHYITTSNGGKMIITNIETVPGKTVTEHFGLVSGSTIRAKHVGRDFMASLKNLVGGELKGYTQLLQESRQEAMQRMIEEARLMGANAIVNVRFSTSSVAQGAAELYAYGTAVTVK
- the cmoB gene encoding tRNA 5-methoxyuridine(34)/uridine 5-oxyacetic acid(34) synthase CmoB, with the translated sequence MNRLAELSADPAMAPHLPELIRAVSAREENFFQTNKKGMALARALEKLPTVRPSSNDVDQDRIRIGTRDDLDDSQSSRLHEALTGLKPWRKGPFDVFGIPVDSEWNSAIKWNRLAAHLPSQSGKRVLDIGASCGYYMFRMASHQPALVLGIEPYATFYFQFLALSGYLSIPRVHCLPLRLEELPVIRRCFDTILCMGILYHRRSPLDTLLQIHQLMAPGGQLVLETLIIEGDGEMALFPKKRYARMNNIFFIPSVTCLSHWLARCGFADIRCVDISRTTPDEQRKTDWIDTQSLTDFLDPRDPAKTVEGYPAPVRAMVLATASPK
- the cmoA gene encoding carboxy-S-adenosyl-L-methionine synthase CmoA — translated: MTKDRIYRTPQEPIPPFEFNAAVVNVFDDMIHRSVPMYAEIIRQQTRLVQRGYQPGTRIYDLGCSTGNLALSVCAGMPPGSFRMVAVDSSQPMLDAFDKRMAEWPQRTDIRLSCNDIRDVRLAQASVVVVNFTLQFIPPTDRDRLVQRIYNALVPGGMLLFSEKTVHPDAGLADLQVEFYYRFKRENGYSELEISQKREALENVLVPETVAQHHDRLNGCGFSAIDVWLKWFNFCSWICIK
- a CDS encoding uracil-xanthine permease family protein, which encodes MPVQPSATDYVFSPKDSLVGAQMLFVAFGALVLVPLLTGLNPNVALFTAGAGTLIFQFVTKRMVPIFLASSFAFIAPIIHGVSSWGIPGTMCGLVAAGLFYVVLSLCIKTFGSGFLNKLLPPVVVGPVIMVIGLVLAPVAVHMAMGRTGDGSAWLVPQATAMIVAGVALLVTVLTSLLGKGWLRLIPILVGIGAGYLAALILDLIGISTSIQAGFDPGSLKNLTGPALVSFQPLLDAPWFAVPDFVLPEWNLQAIFFIVPVAIAPAIEHFGDILAIGTVTGKDFVKTPGIHRTMMGDGIATAFASLLGGPPNTTYSEVTGAVTLTRMFNPGIMTWAALFAIALAFIGKMGALLQTIPVPVMGGIMLLLFGAITVVGLNTLVTAGEDLTEARNLTIVALILVCGIGGMVLPFGAFTLGGIGLSGVIGVVLNLILPGKHLESV